The following coding sequences are from one Seonamhaeicola sp. ML3 window:
- a CDS encoding SusE domain-containing protein: MKSIINKLSVCLLAFTLIFTSCETEETLEITTPDAAFVLNTPGISTVFLNFSLPDNPAFTISWEDEITGSSSYTVEMSQDAEFTAPIVLGTTDNSNFSMSVMEFNEVLTSAVTNQFRDIPVYMRVLGGGQISNSILMLATTYPVNEPEVTSVQDGDTFELSIDNNDAIAMVFEWDDPILESSLGLQVEYVLEAALAGTNFANPVEVASSTNSSSISLTNAQLNAAAIQSGIEADTSGDIELRIVATITDTATGSVLERITDPVTVTVTTYATALDLSTTWGIVGSGANDWGATPDLPFWSTDTDGVLVAYAHLIDGEIKFRENNDWANNYGDNGADGSLEAGGANIAVTEGDYKITMNLNDLTYTIEAFSLGIVGGAYNDWGATPDFMLQYDQYSDVFRGIVTLIDGEMKFRMNNDWGTNWGDDGNDGTLDAGGANIVVTAGIYIATVNLNDNTYTLEPIDYVWGLVGGAYNDWGATPDAQFTRDWSRPFDDIWVLNDVTLIDGEYKFRANNDWGVNYGDDGADGVLDAGGANLVTTAGTFSFVLDFSDPANPTYTKN, encoded by the coding sequence ATGAAATCAATTATAAATAAACTAAGCGTGTGTCTTCTCGCCTTCACTTTGATTTTTACTTCATGTGAAACAGAAGAAACACTTGAAATCACAACTCCCGATGCGGCGTTTGTTTTAAACACGCCGGGTATTAGCACGGTATTTCTGAATTTCTCATTGCCAGACAACCCAGCGTTTACAATTTCTTGGGAAGATGAGATTACTGGAAGTTCATCTTATACAGTAGAAATGTCTCAAGATGCAGAATTTACTGCTCCTATTGTACTAGGAACAACAGATAACAGTAATTTCTCTATGAGCGTTATGGAATTTAATGAAGTTTTAACTTCTGCTGTAACAAATCAATTTAGAGATATTCCAGTTTACATGAGAGTACTAGGAGGAGGTCAGATAAGCAACAGTATATTAATGCTTGCCACTACCTACCCAGTAAATGAACCTGAGGTAACCAGCGTACAAGACGGAGATACTTTCGAATTATCTATTGACAATAACGACGCCATTGCTATGGTCTTTGAATGGGATGACCCTATTTTAGAATCATCTTTAGGGCTTCAGGTAGAATATGTTCTTGAGGCTGCACTAGCAGGAACAAACTTTGCAAATCCGGTAGAGGTAGCAAGTTCAACCAATTCCAGTAGTATTAGCTTAACAAATGCACAACTAAATGCTGCAGCTATTCAAAGTGGCATAGAAGCAGATACTTCTGGAGATATTGAGCTACGAATCGTTGCAACAATTACCGATACTGCTACGGGTAGCGTTCTTGAAAGAATAACAGACCCTGTTACTGTAACTGTAACAACTTATGCTACAGCCTTAGACTTATCTACAACTTGGGGTATTGTTGGCTCTGGAGCCAATGATTGGGGAGCTACTCCAGATTTACCATTCTGGTCTACAGATACAGACGGTGTTCTTGTAGCTTACGCACATTTAATTGATGGCGAGATAAAGTTTAGAGAAAACAACGATTGGGCAAACAATTACGGTGATAATGGTGCTGACGGAAGCCTAGAGGCTGGAGGTGCAAATATTGCAGTTACCGAGGGTGATTACAAAATCACTATGAACTTGAACGACCTTACCTATACTATTGAAGCATTTTCTTTAGGTATAGTAGGAGGTGCTTACAATGATTGGGGAGCCACTCCAGATTTCATGCTTCAGTACGATCAATACTCAGATGTATTTAGAGGTATTGTTACTTTAATTGATGGTGAAATGAAATTTAGAATGAATAACGATTGGGGAACCAATTGGGGAGATGATGGTAACGATGGAACACTTGATGCTGGTGGTGCTAATATAGTTGTAACCGCAGGAATTTATATAGCAACCGTTAACCTAAACGACAATACATACACGCTAGAGCCAATCGATTACGTTTGGGGCTTAGTTGGTGGAGCTTACAATGACTGGGGCGCTACTCCTGATGCTCAATTTACGAGAGATTGGTCTCGTCCATTCGACGATATTTGGGTTTTAAACGATGTTACTTTAATCGATGGAGAATATAAGTTTAGAGCTAATAACGATTGGGGAGTTAATTATGGTGATGATGGCGCA
- a CDS encoding SusE domain-containing protein, producing MMKTIKQISALCMIGLLVLCLGSCDDDSELFAITAPNAPALADVAIKKIELDAVNTNNPAVSLNWTESDYGQQTAVNYAVQFSMDEAFSAPVTATSVTGRTSISLSIGEINSAAGNAGLNPFEWAPLYTRVVASLGTQQSESITSNTIQFEVYPFFNYVFNDYYLVGDATAPGWNNNNNNPPLFRDENNPSVFYYTGKFAENGHFKVLQTKGLWQPQWGTDDGATVGNNPGGGSDPERFPYGGGDGIPEGFYTFTINFSSNTFTFEPFNASGVSSPASLSVEGSSVASSQSLTPLTFDGHIWHVNNVRLTPGEVNFKTGAGASWGGPTSFSGVATENGGSIPVLVEDDYDIWFNDLTGRYILIPLNL from the coding sequence ATGATGAAAACAATAAAACAAATTTCAGCGCTTTGCATGATTGGATTACTTGTTCTATGCCTAGGTTCATGCGATGACGATTCTGAATTATTTGCAATAACCGCACCTAATGCTCCGGCATTAGCAGACGTAGCAATCAAAAAGATTGAATTAGATGCCGTAAATACTAATAACCCTGCGGTATCCTTAAACTGGACCGAGTCTGATTACGGTCAGCAAACAGCAGTAAATTATGCCGTTCAGTTTTCTATGGATGAAGCTTTCTCTGCTCCCGTTACAGCAACAAGCGTAACAGGACGAACTTCAATTTCACTTTCTATAGGAGAAATAAATTCTGCAGCTGGTAATGCAGGATTGAATCCTTTTGAATGGGCACCATTATACACACGCGTAGTTGCGTCTTTAGGTACTCAACAAAGTGAATCGATTACTTCAAACACTATCCAATTTGAAGTATACCCTTTCTTCAATTATGTGTTTAACGACTATTACTTAGTTGGAGATGCCACAGCACCAGGGTGGAACAACAATAACAATAATCCACCTTTATTTAGAGACGAAAATAATCCAAGTGTATTTTATTACACCGGAAAATTTGCAGAGAACGGTCACTTTAAGGTATTACAAACAAAAGGACTGTGGCAACCACAGTGGGGAACAGATGATGGTGCTACAGTAGGAAATAATCCAGGTGGAGGTTCAGACCCTGAAAGATTCCCATATGGTGGCGGAGATGGTATACCTGAAGGATTCTACACCTTTACGATAAACTTTTCCAGTAACACTTTTACTTTCGAACCATTTAATGCCTCAGGCGTTTCAAGTCCGGCATCTTTATCTGTAGAAGGCTCCAGTGTAGCATCTTCACAAAGTCTGACACCATTAACCTTCGATGGTCATATATGGCATGTTAACAATGTAAGATTAACACCAGGAGAGGTAAACTTTAAAACAGGAGCTGGCGCTTCTTGGGGAGGCCCTACAAGTTTTTCTGGTGTTGCCACAGAAAATGGCGGTTCCATTCCCGTTTTAGTGGAAGATGACTACGATATCTGGTTTAACGATTTAACTGGTCGTTATATACTTATTCCATTAAACTTATAA